A window of the Acidimicrobiales bacterium genome harbors these coding sequences:
- a CDS encoding AAA family ATPase, translating to MSSSTTLHPPMPGGPESMPPAPSSAEQRPSLTEVAHQIERQLGSILMGKPRQVRVMTAAILTGSHVLLHDVPGVGKTTLASAAARVVGGEFRRIQGSPDLLPTDLTGSVVLDQKTGDWRYRPGPLLGNVILVDEINRISPRSQSALLQVMAERQISIEGMVRPLPDPYLVIATMNPTGSSGTFELASGQLDRFEVALSLGTVDRATERQLLRQESGPEMASHLTAALPAAAWAQVRKAVAAVHVADAITEYLLDICDDVRQAGYVSVRASRALIRMAQGIAVLEGRNFVVPDDIKTLAPACLAHRLIEPGVTLESLTNRVIAATERANAPIVNR from the coding sequence ATGTCCTCTTCGACGACGTTGCACCCTCCCATGCCCGGTGGGCCCGAATCCATGCCACCGGCACCGTCGTCCGCTGAGCAACGACCGTCGCTGACCGAGGTCGCCCACCAGATCGAACGACAGTTGGGCTCGATCCTGATGGGCAAGCCCCGACAGGTGCGGGTCATGACGGCGGCGATCCTCACCGGGAGTCACGTCTTGCTCCATGACGTGCCCGGCGTCGGCAAGACCACGCTCGCTTCGGCGGCCGCCCGAGTGGTCGGGGGCGAGTTCCGGCGAATCCAGGGAAGTCCCGACCTCCTCCCGACCGATCTCACGGGGTCGGTGGTGCTCGATCAGAAGACGGGCGACTGGCGCTATCGACCCGGTCCGCTTCTCGGCAACGTCATCCTCGTCGACGAGATCAACCGCATCTCGCCCCGTTCGCAGTCGGCACTGCTGCAGGTGATGGCGGAGCGTCAGATCTCGATCGAGGGCATGGTTCGCCCTCTCCCCGATCCCTACCTGGTGATCGCCACGATGAACCCGACGGGGTCGTCGGGCACGTTCGAGCTGGCGTCGGGCCAACTCGACCGGTTCGAGGTCGCCTTGTCACTCGGCACCGTCGACCGCGCCACCGAGCGCCAGCTCCTCCGCCAAGAGAGCGGACCGGAGATGGCGAGCCATCTGACTGCCGCCCTCCCCGCTGCTGCGTGGGCCCAGGTGCGCAAGGCCGTCGCGGCCGTGCACGTTGCCGACGCCATCACCGAGTATCTGCTCGACATCTGCGACGACGTGCGGCAGGCCGGCTACGTCAGCGTCCGGGCCTCCCGTGCCCTGATCAGAATGGCGCAAGGCATCGCCGTGCTCGAGGGACGCAACTTCGTCGTGCCCGACGACATCAAGACGCTCGCCCCCGCCTGTCTCGCTCACCGCCTGATCGAGCCGGGGGTGACCCTCGAGTCACTCACGAATCGGGTGATCGCCGCCACCGAGCGGGCGAACGCTCCCATCGTCAACCGCTGA
- a CDS encoding SRPBCC family protein — translation MTVRFERSVFIDAAIDRVFALSLSVDFHLDSFADTGEQVVGGVRTGMMALGDEVTWRAKHFGIWWELTSVITEFDPPYFFVDEQQRGPFSSYRHEHIFVSHGTGTEMRDVVEFRAPLGPLGVIAERLVLRRHLEDLIDLRNEELRTIAEA, via the coding sequence ATGACCGTCCGCTTCGAACGCTCCGTGTTCATCGACGCTGCCATCGACCGAGTGTTCGCACTCTCGTTGAGCGTCGACTTCCACCTCGACTCCTTCGCCGACACGGGTGAGCAGGTCGTTGGCGGCGTGCGTACCGGCATGATGGCGCTCGGCGACGAGGTCACGTGGCGGGCCAAGCACTTCGGCATCTGGTGGGAGCTGACCTCGGTGATCACCGAGTTCGACCCGCCGTACTTCTTCGTCGACGAGCAGCAGCGGGGCCCGTTCTCGTCATACCGCCACGAACACATCTTCGTCAGCCACGGCACGGGTACCGAGATGCGCGACGTCGTCGAGTTCCGCGCGCCGTTGGGTCCGCTCGGGGTGATCGCCGAGCGGCTCGTATTGCGGCGCCACCTCGAGGACCTCATCGACCTTCGCAACGAGGAGCTCCGCACCATCGCCGAGGCCTGA
- a CDS encoding ABC transporter ATP-binding protein encodes MGSTPTDQDLVLRCDGLTRRFGDRTAVDNVSFHVARGETYGLLGPNGSGKTTTISMLSGILLPDAGTVTLVGKSLTPSSTEAKRAVGLVPQEIALYQDLSAAENLRFFGRLQGLSGKHLQARVASVLEVVGLRDRADDRVEEFSGGMKRRVNIAAGMLHEPQLIVLDEPTVGVDPQSRNQILDSIEVLGGEGVSVLYTTHYMEEAERLCDRIGILDGGRLIAEGTQSELVSRVGEYDLVIVDTPAVDDEALLAAIAATPGVADVEVTTRGLEVSTTGGRATLGPLVAAFTACDAEIAGLQLREPNLEAVFLDLTGRALRDT; translated from the coding sequence ATGGGTTCCACGCCGACCGATCAGGATCTGGTGCTGCGGTGTGACGGTCTGACTCGCCGCTTCGGTGACCGCACGGCGGTCGACAACGTCTCGTTCCATGTCGCCCGAGGCGAGACCTACGGGCTGCTCGGCCCCAATGGTTCGGGCAAGACCACAACCATCTCCATGCTGTCAGGCATCCTGCTGCCCGACGCCGGCACCGTGACGCTCGTCGGCAAGTCGCTCACGCCGTCGTCGACCGAGGCGAAGCGGGCCGTCGGGCTGGTGCCGCAGGAGATCGCGCTCTACCAAGACCTGAGCGCAGCCGAGAATCTGCGGTTCTTCGGACGCCTACAGGGCCTGAGCGGCAAGCACCTCCAGGCCCGGGTGGCGTCGGTGCTGGAAGTGGTCGGCCTGCGCGACCGGGCCGACGATCGGGTCGAGGAATTCAGCGGCGGCATGAAGCGCCGAGTCAACATCGCGGCCGGCATGCTGCACGAGCCTCAGCTGATCGTGCTCGACGAACCGACTGTTGGCGTCGACCCGCAGAGCCGCAACCAGATCCTCGACAGTATCGAGGTCCTGGGTGGTGAGGGCGTGTCGGTCTTGTACACGACGCACTACATGGAGGAGGCCGAGCGGCTGTGTGATCGCATCGGCATTCTCGATGGCGGTCGCTTGATCGCCGAGGGCACCCAGTCCGAACTGGTGAGCCGGGTGGGGGAGTACGACCTCGTCATCGTCGACACGCCCGCCGTCGACGACGAGGCCCTTCTGGCTGCCATCGCTGCAACCCCGGGCGTCGCCGACGTGGAAGTGACCACTCGTGGTCTCGAAGTGTCGACTACGGGAGGCCGGGCCACCTTGGGTCCGCTCGTGGCTGCCTTCACCGCCTGCGATGCCGAGATCGCCGGACTGCAACTCCGTGAGCCCAACCTCGAGGCGGTGTTTCTCGACCTCACCGGTCGAGCGCTCCGAGACACATGA
- a CDS encoding ABC transporter permease, with amino-acid sequence MSIFTIARADLLRGLRSRSAIITSFVAPLAMAIVFGLMFSSSGSASFTIGLVDVAGSPISGQIVDSMVGGSDDQVTFTSIDSVAAAETAVEDDDVGAAIVFEAADGAPGIGLRVIETPASPLSSQVAQSIASSVATSIETGGRPPVELADLTLGGRELSAPVYFGASMAILLLFFSTGMAAQSILEDRQSRTLDRILSGPTTIWSVLIGKVLAVAVLAVLGFMTVWIVTTLLFGANWGSPPAVFILIVATVVALAGVATFVGGFAKTPQQASTLTAVVTFGLSLLGGNFTGPADAPAALRALRSFTPNGRALEAFTRLSVDAVSFGSIAVTIVALIGFGVVFGAVGLVRLRQTVGT; translated from the coding sequence ATGAGCATCTTCACGATCGCTCGCGCCGACCTGCTCCGAGGACTCCGCTCTCGTTCGGCGATCATCACCTCGTTCGTTGCGCCGTTGGCCATGGCGATCGTGTTCGGTCTGATGTTCAGCTCGTCCGGCTCGGCGTCCTTCACGATCGGCCTCGTCGATGTTGCGGGGTCGCCGATCTCGGGTCAGATCGTCGACTCGATGGTTGGTGGGTCCGACGACCAGGTCACCTTCACCTCGATCGACAGCGTGGCTGCCGCCGAGACCGCTGTCGAGGACGACGACGTTGGCGCTGCGATCGTGTTCGAGGCGGCCGACGGTGCACCGGGGATCGGACTGCGGGTCATCGAGACACCGGCGAGTCCCTTGTCGAGCCAGGTCGCCCAGTCGATCGCATCGAGCGTCGCCACTTCGATCGAGACGGGAGGCCGGCCGCCGGTCGAGCTGGCCGACTTGACGCTGGGCGGTCGCGAGCTTTCGGCACCCGTCTACTTCGGGGCATCGATGGCGATCCTGCTGCTCTTCTTCTCGACGGGCATGGCGGCGCAGTCGATCCTGGAGGACCGCCAGTCACGCACGCTCGATCGCATCTTGTCCGGCCCGACGACCATCTGGTCGGTATTGATCGGCAAGGTGCTCGCCGTTGCGGTGCTCGCCGTGCTGGGGTTCATGACCGTGTGGATCGTCACCACACTGTTGTTCGGTGCGAACTGGGGTAGCCCGCCGGCGGTCTTCATCCTGATCGTCGCCACGGTGGTCGCGCTTGCCGGGGTGGCCACCTTCGTCGGTGGCTTCGCCAAGACGCCGCAGCAGGCGTCCACCCTGACTGCGGTCGTCACGTTCGGACTCAGCCTCCTCGGCGGCAACTTCACCGGACCGGCCGACGCACCGGCTGCGCTCCGGGCGCTGCGCTCGTTCACCCCGAATGGTCGGGCGCTCGAGGCGTTCACCCGCCTCAGCGTCGATGCCGTCTCGTTCGGGTCGATCGCCGTCACGATTGTGGCGTTGATCGGCTTCGGCGTGGTCTTCGGTGCGGTCGGTCTGGTTCGACTTCGGCAGACGGTGGGCACCTGA
- a CDS encoding ABC transporter permease yields the protein MWDSIKAFVAVQLQQQSRDKTSLFFMLVLPVAIMVIIGSTFGGVQSIEIAVVGPDDPTTAAIVEQLNAQDGIESVRRSDLDEVTGDIRRFDLEGAIVVNGDGTYGFLANDADSSGFAARAAAQRVIDRFEAGVADESAVPVAVSSVGDDRLASQGAFALTAAQNLVLFVFINSLGAAALLVRARQSGVLRRSMSAPVSAAAVGVGIGAGWMALAMVQTLIIMGIGAFAFGVDWGNPLAAAALAVTFGLVGLAGGILLGSVFTSEQTVSSAVPPFALVLAALGGCMVPSEVFPSFLRTASKVTPHYWALEGWKELMFDGASIGAIAPNLGILLGASVVLLVLGAGSLRRAMTAG from the coding sequence ATGTGGGATTCGATCAAGGCGTTCGTTGCGGTGCAGCTGCAACAGCAGAGTCGGGACAAGACCTCCCTCTTCTTCATGCTCGTGTTGCCGGTGGCGATCATGGTCATCATCGGGTCGACCTTCGGTGGTGTGCAGTCGATCGAGATCGCCGTCGTCGGACCGGACGACCCGACCACGGCAGCGATCGTCGAGCAGCTGAACGCCCAAGACGGGATCGAGTCCGTACGCCGCTCCGACCTCGACGAGGTGACGGGCGACATCCGCCGTTTCGACCTGGAAGGCGCCATCGTGGTCAACGGCGACGGCACCTACGGCTTCCTCGCCAATGACGCCGACTCGTCGGGCTTCGCTGCCCGTGCGGCGGCCCAGCGCGTCATCGACCGGTTCGAGGCGGGTGTGGCCGACGAGTCGGCCGTGCCGGTTGCAGTGAGCTCGGTCGGTGACGATCGGTTGGCCTCGCAGGGCGCATTCGCACTGACCGCAGCGCAGAACCTCGTGTTGTTCGTCTTCATCAACTCGCTCGGCGCCGCGGCGCTCCTGGTGCGGGCCCGGCAGTCGGGAGTGCTTCGGCGAAGCATGTCTGCGCCCGTGAGCGCTGCGGCGGTCGGTGTCGGTATCGGCGCCGGATGGATGGCACTGGCCATGGTGCAGACGCTCATCATCATGGGAATCGGAGCCTTCGCCTTCGGGGTCGACTGGGGTAACCCGTTGGCAGCAGCGGCGCTGGCGGTCACGTTCGGCTTGGTCGGCCTGGCCGGTGGCATCCTCCTCGGGTCGGTCTTCACCTCGGAGCAAACGGTGTCCTCGGCCGTGCCACCGTTCGCCTTGGTCCTGGCCGCCCTCGGTGGGTGCATGGTGCCGAGCGAGGTCTTCCCCTCGTTCCTCCGGACGGCCTCGAAGGTCACGCCGCACTACTGGGCGCTCGAGGGATGGAAGGAGCTGATGTTCGACGGAGCATCGATTGGCGCCATCGCTCCCAACCTCGGCATCCTGCTCGGCGCGAGCGTCGTCCTGCTGGTGCTCGGAGCCGGATCCCTGCGCCGAGCCATGACCGCAGGCTGA
- a CDS encoding helix-turn-helix domain-containing protein has translation MTLLDIDGAADHLNVSPRFIRRLVAQRRVNYLKIGKFVRFDQNELDEWIQQQRVDARHPA, from the coding sequence ATGACCCTTCTCGACATCGATGGTGCCGCCGACCATCTCAACGTCAGCCCACGCTTCATCCGGCGCCTCGTGGCGCAGCGACGCGTCAACTACCTCAAGATCGGAAAGTTCGTCCGCTTCGACCAGAACGAACTCGATGAGTGGATTCAGCAGCAGCGGGTCGACGCGCGGCACCCTGCCTGA
- a CDS encoding IS256 family transposase, giving the protein MTLEQSDIDRLLDAISIGEGTDLVRQLAQWALQQLIEAEAAETIGAGPYERSIHRTTHRNGTRPRTLSTKAGDLELGIPKLRKGSFFPSILEPRRRIDQALYAVVMEAYVNGVSTRAVDDLVVAMGIDTGISKSEVSRICAGLDERVEAFRTRTLGHTSFPYVYLDATYINVRDDALGQVVSRAVVIATGITAAGDREVLGVDIGDSEDETFWLRFLRSMRKRGLGGVRLVISDAHEGLKAAIRKGISGASWQRCRVHYARNLLSKVPKGQQEMVAAAFRSIFALGTTSEINTRWDEVADMLEAKFPKASLSMRDAKTDVLAFGAFPSSHWRKIWSNNPLERLNKEVKRRTNVVGIFPNDAAAIRLIGAVLADQHAEWAVARRYMTEGSMADLNTVRDTERSRAQLEA; this is encoded by the coding sequence TCTGACATCGACCGCTTGCTCGACGCGATCTCGATCGGAGAAGGAACCGATCTGGTCCGCCAGCTTGCCCAGTGGGCGCTGCAACAGTTGATCGAGGCTGAAGCCGCCGAGACGATCGGCGCCGGCCCCTACGAGAGGTCGATCCATCGGACGACGCATCGCAACGGGACCCGGCCGAGGACCTTGTCGACCAAGGCCGGCGATCTGGAACTCGGGATCCCGAAACTCCGCAAGGGTTCGTTCTTCCCCAGCATCCTCGAACCCCGCCGCCGGATCGACCAGGCCCTGTACGCGGTGGTGATGGAGGCCTATGTCAACGGCGTCTCCACCCGAGCGGTCGATGATCTGGTGGTGGCGATGGGGATCGACACCGGCATCTCCAAATCAGAGGTGTCGCGGATCTGCGCCGGTCTGGACGAACGAGTCGAAGCGTTCCGGACACGCACCCTGGGTCACACTTCGTTTCCGTACGTGTATCTCGACGCCACCTACATCAACGTCCGTGACGACGCCCTCGGCCAGGTCGTGTCCCGGGCGGTGGTGATCGCGACCGGGATCACCGCTGCGGGTGACCGCGAGGTGTTGGGGGTCGATATCGGTGATTCGGAGGACGAAACGTTCTGGCTCCGGTTCCTCCGCTCGATGCGTAAACGTGGTCTTGGTGGTGTCCGCCTCGTCATCTCCGACGCCCACGAAGGGCTGAAGGCCGCCATCCGCAAGGGGATCAGCGGGGCGAGCTGGCAGCGGTGTCGCGTGCACTACGCCCGGAATCTGTTGTCCAAGGTCCCGAAAGGGCAGCAAGAAATGGTGGCGGCCGCGTTCCGGTCGATCTTCGCGCTCGGCACCACCAGCGAGATCAACACCCGTTGGGACGAGGTCGCCGACATGCTCGAGGCCAAGTTCCCGAAAGCGTCGTTGTCGATGCGTGACGCCAAGACCGATGTGTTGGCGTTCGGGGCGTTCCCGTCGTCGCATTGGCGCAAGATCTGGTCGAACAATCCGTTGGAACGACTGAACAAGGAAGTGAAACGGCGCACGAACGTGGTCGGGATCTTCCCCAACGACGCCGCAGCGATCCGGCTCATCGGGGCCGTGCTCGCTGATCAGCACGCCGAATGGGCGGTCGCTCGCCGCTACATGACCGAGGGGTCGATGGCAGACCTCAACACTGTGCGCGACACTGAGCGATCACGGGCCCAACTCGAGGCCTGA